Proteins from a genomic interval of Pseudodesulfovibrio nedwellii:
- a CDS encoding FecR family protein has translation MKLVAKVQYLFFLVLLLVCSVPVLSFAADLPDAIGEVVSIMGTATATQPDGAMRTLDLNAPVRTKDVIKTGCKSNIEIVFKDDSVFSQGPDSSTSLDEFVYSATPSASKILLKAGVGTLRYVTGQVVKQNPDAFALVTPMTTIGIRGTEVFAELTKEQEEIGVLSIAPGHVVEVSTSKMQKTISRAGFSVKAAPDGGLNNPSPTAPETRTRVIKAAPQTTQGETSDAQSKTDKDRKINAFAAAISRSKGNLGGLNQHPNYGNLNNITLQKSAHKAAESDQSSNNGAGLGSDGPADVDDMYGDY, from the coding sequence ATGAAACTGGTAGCGAAGGTACAATATCTCTTCTTCTTGGTCCTGTTGCTTGTCTGTTCGGTTCCGGTTTTATCTTTCGCAGCAGACTTGCCCGATGCCATCGGTGAAGTGGTTTCCATAATGGGAACTGCGACAGCAACCCAACCTGATGGAGCCATGCGCACATTGGACTTGAATGCTCCGGTAAGAACCAAAGATGTCATAAAAACCGGGTGCAAAAGCAATATTGAAATCGTTTTCAAGGACGATTCCGTATTTTCGCAAGGCCCGGATTCCAGCACCTCCCTGGATGAATTCGTGTATTCCGCAACGCCCTCTGCATCCAAAATACTATTAAAAGCCGGAGTCGGAACGCTTCGCTACGTAACTGGTCAAGTGGTCAAGCAGAACCCTGATGCTTTTGCTCTCGTAACTCCAATGACGACAATAGGCATTCGAGGCACTGAAGTATTTGCCGAACTTACGAAAGAACAGGAAGAAATCGGCGTACTTTCCATAGCTCCCGGACATGTGGTCGAAGTCTCTACCTCCAAAATGCAGAAAACCATTTCAAGAGCCGGTTTTTCCGTAAAGGCAGCTCCTGACGGAGGTTTGAACAATCCATCCCCCACAGCTCCGGAGACACGAACCAGAGTTATCAAAGCCGCCCCTCAGACCACACAGGGAGAAACAAGCGATGCCCAAAGCAAAACCGACAAAGACCGCAAAATCAATGCGTTTGCAGCGGCCATTAGCCGAAGCAAAGGAAATCTCGGTGGACTCAATCAGCATCCAAATTACGGAAATCTTAATAATATAACTTTGCAAAAAAGTGCCCACAAAGCAGCTGAATCCGATCAATCCTCAAATAATGGAGCAGGCCTCGGTAGCGACGGTCCTGCCGATGTCGACGATATGTACGGTGATTATTAG
- the rdgC gene encoding recombination-associated protein RdgC: MSILSASLGLTRYRIIEEVPKDLLQEVPEKLQKFCFVDIDATADERSFGWTNIDDMLDMNWTQSPPEKAEYFAFGLRLDTRRIPPAVLKKHTTIALNKELEHNKEQGKNFVSRDRKRELKEQVTLRLRARTLPIPAMFDIIWNPSTNRLYVTTTNSKVCALFEDYFALTFDLHLEPLTPFFMAMDVLGEEAAPKLENLDPTIFV; encoded by the coding sequence TTGAGCATACTTTCCGCCAGCCTCGGGCTGACACGATACCGTATCATTGAAGAAGTTCCCAAGGACCTACTTCAAGAGGTCCCGGAAAAACTCCAGAAATTCTGCTTTGTCGACATAGACGCCACAGCCGACGAGCGATCATTCGGCTGGACCAACATTGACGACATGCTGGACATGAACTGGACACAGTCTCCGCCTGAAAAAGCGGAATACTTCGCCTTTGGTTTACGTTTGGATACTCGCCGCATTCCGCCAGCAGTACTCAAAAAGCACACAACTATTGCGCTCAACAAGGAGCTTGAGCACAACAAAGAACAGGGCAAGAATTTCGTATCCCGCGACCGCAAACGGGAACTCAAGGAGCAGGTAACACTCCGACTACGAGCTCGGACATTACCGATTCCAGCCATGTTTGATATCATTTGGAATCCATCAACCAACCGTCTCTATGTGACCACCACCAACTCCAAGGTCTGCGCTCTTTTTGAAGACTACTTCGCCCTGACCTTCGATCTACATTTGGAGCCGTTGACTCCATTTTTCATGGCCATGGATGTCCTCGGCGAAGAAGCCGCGCCCAAGTTGGAAAATCTCGATCCCACCATTTTTGTATAA
- a CDS encoding transposase has translation MSKRRHFSAEFKARVALDALSGKHTISELASKHGVHPNQISTWKKQAKEEIVESFSGKTKNIPQNNEAQIKDLYAKIGQLTVEKDFLQQAFAKI, from the coding sequence ATGTCCAAAAGAAGACATTTTTCAGCAGAGTTCAAAGCCCGTGTCGCACTTGATGCATTGTCCGGTAAACACACGATTTCAGAACTGGCCAGCAAACATGGCGTTCATCCCAACCAGATTTCCACGTGGAAGAAACAAGCTAAGGAAGAGATCGTCGAATCCTTTTCCGGCAAGACCAAGAATATCCCACAAAACAACGAAGCGCAGATCAAGGATCTTTATGCAAAGATCGGCCAGTTGACTGTGGAGAAGGATTTTTTGCAACAAGCCTTCGCCAAAATTTGA
- a CDS encoding YcaO-like family protein, which translates to MRYKLQMMDTDFGVGMFAAMPDANLSFNEMTDYLRKHPHDDYMHEFVLQGFKDFRTRKLQKLIKEAMKDKGQSDPILTAVMYEACICHSRQAPLLPLFDGLDPAALLDFTPAIHIRSRLVKDQPLHREWINLFGENIFTLAPLPAPEDAPEPLYSQTDLDLPTSISASVIRKELNSQLPPAKPRCPLEETIERAFGALDKADAFLGPVMAHKASLSPIASLRHWMVKTRSVNGTLSNSLEGIQTSYGRGLSRKQADASCCMEMAERFSSYASANKDGLVGYKQKYPLTYGTYDELSQDAINPNDVRLEVPYASQKLHWLEGQRPDGNGGTTSILIPAQFIFLFCNLDEQSLFSALGSTGLASGNTITEAKVAALTEVIERDSDATMLYDPKRCFHIETDDPEISKLLDGYKTDGIDVWFMDMTTELGVPCYKSVVLGKHGDVNKGGGCSLNGQSALVSALTETAYPYPGPTSGPAPEGLETRRLEDLPNYSTGSAKGDLMVLEKTLMANGYTPAYVDMTRKDLDIPVTRAVIPGLELISDFDQYSRVSPRLFQNYLAIFK; encoded by the coding sequence ATGCGCTATAAGCTGCAAATGATGGATACGGACTTCGGAGTCGGCATGTTCGCCGCCATGCCGGACGCCAATCTGAGTTTCAACGAAATGACAGACTATCTGCGAAAGCACCCGCATGACGACTACATGCATGAATTCGTGCTTCAGGGATTCAAGGATTTTCGTACCCGCAAGCTTCAGAAGCTCATCAAAGAAGCGATGAAGGACAAAGGGCAGTCCGATCCAATTCTCACCGCTGTCATGTATGAAGCGTGCATCTGCCATTCTCGACAAGCTCCCCTGCTTCCCTTATTTGACGGTCTGGACCCGGCAGCTTTGCTCGACTTCACCCCGGCTATCCACATCCGATCCCGACTCGTAAAAGATCAACCGCTGCATCGCGAATGGATCAATCTTTTTGGGGAAAACATCTTCACCCTGGCTCCGCTGCCCGCACCTGAAGACGCACCAGAACCGCTGTATTCGCAAACCGACTTGGACTTACCCACTTCAATCTCCGCAAGCGTGATACGCAAAGAACTGAACAGTCAACTCCCGCCAGCTAAACCTCGTTGCCCGCTGGAAGAAACAATTGAACGAGCCTTCGGAGCACTAGACAAAGCGGATGCCTTCCTTGGGCCGGTCATGGCACACAAGGCCTCCTTGTCGCCCATAGCCAGCCTGCGTCACTGGATGGTCAAAACGCGCTCGGTGAACGGAACGCTTTCTAATTCACTTGAGGGTATCCAAACGAGTTACGGTCGAGGCTTGTCCCGAAAACAGGCAGACGCTTCCTGCTGTATGGAAATGGCCGAAAGATTCTCTTCATACGCCAGCGCCAACAAAGACGGTCTTGTCGGTTACAAACAAAAGTACCCGCTGACATATGGAACATATGACGAATTAAGCCAGGACGCGATCAATCCAAACGACGTTCGACTGGAAGTCCCTTACGCAAGTCAAAAACTCCATTGGTTGGAAGGCCAACGACCAGATGGAAACGGCGGGACAACATCCATCCTGATCCCGGCCCAATTTATATTCCTTTTCTGTAATCTGGACGAACAAAGTCTGTTCAGCGCCCTAGGTTCTACTGGATTAGCCTCAGGCAACACCATTACCGAGGCTAAAGTCGCCGCCCTGACAGAAGTCATCGAACGAGACTCTGATGCCACCATGCTCTACGACCCAAAACGTTGTTTCCACATTGAAACAGATGACCCGGAAATTTCCAAATTGCTGGACGGCTACAAGACTGACGGCATCGACGTCTGGTTCATGGACATGACCACGGAACTCGGCGTGCCCTGCTACAAATCTGTCGTCCTCGGCAAGCATGGCGATGTAAACAAAGGGGGCGGTTGCAGCCTGAATGGCCAATCCGCCCTGGTCTCTGCCTTAACTGAAACAGCATATCCGTACCCAGGCCCCACAAGCGGACCGGCACCGGAAGGCCTTGAAACCAGACGCCTTGAAGACCTGCCTAATTATTCCACTGGAAGCGCAAAAGGCGATCTCATGGTCCTCGAAAAGACCCTCATGGCCAATGGTTACACTCCAGCCTACGTAGATATGACCCGCAAAGACCTAGATATCCCTGTCACCCGTGCCGTCATTCCCGGCCTTGAGCTTATTTCCGACTTCGACCAATACTCCAGAGTCAGCCCCCGACTATTCCAAAATTATCTAGCAATATTCAAATAA
- a CDS encoding arylesterase produces the protein MKQRPLRIACFGDSLTEGYGLTSDEALPKVLERLLIDEGIHVDCLNFGISGDTFEDGLNRIDTVLQVQPDAVILEFGANDSFMAYPAESIMATASSVIKTIIKQNLPVLLVGITALPDMGAEYKRSFDPIFPTLATSFRLPLFPDILSSYFGDSSLTLLDGMHPNVEGVEAIAHSLLPQTRELINTVQTRD, from the coding sequence ATGAAACAAAGGCCCCTGCGTATAGCCTGCTTCGGTGACAGCCTGACCGAAGGATATGGCCTTACCTCAGACGAAGCCCTACCCAAAGTTCTGGAACGTCTGCTGATTGACGAAGGCATCCATGTAGACTGCCTTAATTTTGGTATTTCCGGTGATACTTTCGAGGACGGTCTCAACAGAATCGATACAGTTCTGCAAGTCCAACCGGATGCTGTCATCCTTGAATTCGGAGCCAATGACAGCTTCATGGCCTACCCGGCTGAAAGCATCATGGCTACGGCCTCTTCCGTCATCAAAACCATCATCAAACAGAATTTACCTGTTTTGCTGGTAGGTATTACTGCCCTGCCAGACATGGGGGCTGAATACAAACGGAGCTTCGATCCGATTTTTCCGACATTGGCAACAAGTTTCAGGCTTCCGTTGTTCCCGGATATCCTAAGTAGCTACTTCGGAGACTCTTCTTTGACATTACTCGACGGGATGCACCCCAATGTCGAGGGAGTGGAAGCTATTGCTCACTCTCTGCTTCCGCAAACCCGTGAATTGATCAACACAGTACAGACGAGGGATTGA
- a CDS encoding tetratricopeptide repeat protein, with amino-acid sequence MKGRYLKHILILTFLMIFLTGCMSVMVERQGTKAYMKKDYTTARLKYEEAVDQGNSNAMYHLAVMYAEGQGVPQDYPKAAGLLEQAVDQGNNNARLMLGLFNIYGDGIPQNPDKGATLITAAADDGNDTAMYYLANLYAAGLGVGRDLNKAEYWMHEAKSAGFPVKDKLLTQEGLATLYEL; translated from the coding sequence GTGAAGGGACGTTATCTCAAACACATCCTGATTCTTACATTCCTGATGATATTTCTGACCGGCTGCATGAGCGTCATGGTCGAACGTCAGGGAACCAAGGCATATATGAAAAAAGATTATACTACTGCCCGCCTGAAGTACGAAGAAGCCGTGGATCAAGGCAATTCTAACGCGATGTATCATCTCGCTGTAATGTATGCGGAAGGCCAAGGCGTCCCACAGGATTACCCCAAGGCCGCCGGCCTGCTTGAACAAGCTGTTGATCAAGGAAACAACAACGCCCGACTCATGTTGGGATTGTTTAATATCTACGGTGACGGCATCCCCCAAAATCCCGACAAAGGCGCGACCTTAATTACTGCCGCGGCCGATGACGGCAACGACACAGCAATGTATTATCTGGCCAACTTGTATGCTGCGGGCCTTGGCGTAGGCAGAGACCTCAACAAAGCCGAATACTGGATGCATGAGGCAAAAAGTGCAGGATTCCCGGTCAAAGATAAGCTTCTGACACAGGAAGGTCTTGCGACTTTATACGAATTATAA
- a CDS encoding autotransporter domain-containing protein, with protein sequence MTPLIATPDLAGISSDGHAVFGSRLSVGAPNEALIAVSSDNWTTAGGITDYSISYGPTGSMPALNAISNNIAGVRTAVGTMANKPMIWKTPTVGTTLVDTPLSLGSYTSGSARDITDDGSTAVGYVIETYRHAAKWDITTNSLTVLPSGGYHNNLARFVNKNGSVIVGDVCSAISEVAIWTENGNSYTVQTLYDALISKGVQTDPNNYFMTATGLSDDGDLITGQRADSTIFIANLGAGGVITTDQLNQSLATMGQVGSAVSGMGQLSMSRLGNVAGGQGAHFHVTTPGTETAGGGAERGLSSGDEMPGSMDLWVIGSVGSNIELNGDDLGLRGGVGLTWDNGNEWRFGGGLFGDMRDLKTNHGGDQSIRAIGPGVFAVYSPEQTGFEFRLSALWQSVALDLTRGYANGAGSATSSGSTDANVFGLSGRVQWTKNMTDSFDLTPFAEYTWQTTHIDSYSESGGPFPASFESRTETSNSIRAGLRADAALFDKVGTWAWLAWDHRFEDSSAGMGGSTIGLGAFTYPGAKLDQDWADAGVGASWDITERLEATSSLGFAMGCDDETVPDLTATMGLSYQLW encoded by the coding sequence TTGACTCCGCTAATAGCAACCCCGGACTTAGCAGGGATCAGTTCAGATGGTCATGCCGTTTTCGGTTCACGGCTTAGTGTCGGCGCACCAAATGAAGCATTGATAGCGGTATCCTCCGACAACTGGACCACTGCAGGTGGTATTACTGATTATTCGATCTCGTACGGTCCCACAGGGTCAATGCCCGCACTCAATGCCATCAGCAACAACATCGCTGGCGTAAGAACAGCAGTAGGAACTATGGCAAACAAACCAATGATATGGAAAACACCCACCGTCGGAACTACTTTGGTTGACACGCCTTTATCCCTTGGGAGTTATACTAGTGGGTCCGCACGGGACATCACCGACGATGGATCGACGGCAGTCGGATATGTCATAGAAACATACCGTCATGCAGCTAAGTGGGATATAACGACCAATTCACTGACTGTTCTCCCGTCCGGTGGCTATCATAACAACCTCGCTCGTTTTGTTAACAAAAACGGTTCAGTCATTGTTGGTGATGTTTGTAGTGCAATCTCAGAAGTAGCCATTTGGACAGAAAATGGTAACTCCTACACGGTTCAAACGCTTTATGACGCTCTCATAAGCAAAGGCGTACAAACGGACCCCAATAATTATTTCATGACCGCCACAGGCTTAAGTGACGATGGCGACCTCATTACGGGACAGAGAGCTGATAGTACAATATTCATTGCCAACCTTGGCGCGGGTGGAGTGATCACCACTGACCAGCTTAACCAATCTCTGGCAACCATGGGGCAAGTCGGATCAGCGGTTTCCGGAATGGGCCAGCTTTCCATGAGCCGTCTGGGCAACGTGGCGGGCGGACAAGGCGCACATTTTCACGTAACCACCCCCGGCACCGAGACTGCCGGAGGTGGAGCCGAACGGGGCCTGTCGAGCGGTGATGAAATGCCGGGAAGTATGGACCTGTGGGTCATCGGCTCCGTGGGATCAAACATTGAGCTGAACGGCGATGACCTCGGTCTGCGCGGCGGTGTCGGCCTCACTTGGGACAACGGCAACGAATGGCGTTTCGGTGGCGGCCTATTTGGTGACATGCGGGATTTGAAGACAAATCACGGTGGCGACCAAAGTATCCGAGCCATCGGACCCGGTGTTTTTGCCGTCTACTCTCCGGAACAAACCGGATTTGAATTCCGCCTGTCTGCTTTATGGCAATCCGTGGCGCTAGACCTGACACGAGGCTATGCCAATGGCGCAGGAAGTGCCACTTCATCCGGCTCCACAGACGCAAATGTCTTCGGTCTTTCCGGTCGAGTACAGTGGACAAAAAACATGACCGATTCTTTCGACCTGACGCCTTTCGCCGAATACACTTGGCAAACCACGCATATCGACAGTTACTCAGAATCCGGGGGCCCTTTCCCGGCCAGCTTTGAAAGCCGAACTGAAACATCCAACTCTATCCGGGCAGGCCTTAGAGCCGACGCGGCCCTCTTCGACAAAGTCGGCACTTGGGCCTGGTTGGCCTGGGATCATCGCTTTGAGGACTCCTCCGCAGGTATGGGCGGCAGCACAATCGGCTTGGGAGCGTTCACCTATCCCGGCGCAAAATTGGACCAAGACTGGGCCGATGCGGGTGTAGGTGCAAGCTGGGACATCACTGAACGTTTGGAAGCTACTTCCAGCCTCGGATTCGCCATGGGGTGTGACGACGAAACCGTCCCCGACCTCACCGCCACCATGGGGCTCAGCTATCAACTCTGGTAG
- a CDS encoding LuxR C-terminal-related transcriptional regulator: protein MRALSVIHIKPISFIHAPMGYGKTVAVREYLQKEKIQTIWVSVLTKDKDAFWRDFCCVLRKNLPREVDVLEAVEKLGYPTDPVKMDTVRGMFARLNYPSKAVLVFDDVHLLQESEAGQLIQLCLLLARQGVFPPIVFISRHAPSQMLAEPLLKGIITEIGPTFFALNKKEMQAYFKQCGILLDETDTAKLLKATGGWISALYLYLLHYSQHGKMAAPTGLSALLTNQVFDKLQDETRHLLIALSPLEKFTVHQARLCYDNAEAVLTDILRRNAFISYDSTTESYILHALFRDFLLQHFKTLPVGQQQKIYLNNAKWLIEHDEIRKAVKLLKEIHDDTETLDLLDTVVEHLPVTEGNGLLMDLFRTCSPDSMNQYPGVMFRYAMAALSSKDLPTFSDLLARLGHYCSSLPENDPTANGWKGEMELLRAFTKYNDIVAMSAHHKRAAQFFQQSENNGSRLSGQDPWTMGSPSVLYMFHRKSGMLEKELKQMHDCLPQYSQLTGMHGAGAEDIMLAEALYNAGKFESAAIASHQALSTAQTYKQIDIEVCALFLLARLEMQHGEYDKSINQLQIMRKRVEEEKAFSLLQTTDLCTGFLHMSIHRPEKIPNWLLQDGEKKLYAFAGGWAYIVFGGTLLLNREYAKLVAHFSRLIQKGTYRQNIMFSIYANLFIAAGNTGLGLYAKADTALFAALELALPDKIYMPFATNSTFLPQLKGLKDDDSYGYDIHRILQLSTKLEKVRNGIIFRFFSKVTPSLTPRESELGRLAMTGMTYKEIAGAAGLAPNSVKRYFAALYKKLGINNREQLKNYFLKQENNIF, encoded by the coding sequence ATGCGTGCCCTTTCCGTGATTCACATCAAGCCAATCTCGTTCATTCATGCCCCCATGGGGTACGGGAAGACTGTCGCCGTTAGAGAATACCTTCAGAAAGAAAAAATTCAGACCATCTGGGTTTCCGTATTAACCAAAGATAAGGACGCCTTTTGGCGAGACTTCTGCTGTGTGCTTCGTAAAAATTTGCCCAGAGAAGTCGATGTTCTGGAAGCTGTGGAAAAACTTGGCTACCCCACCGATCCCGTAAAAATGGACACAGTCCGAGGTATGTTCGCCCGTCTGAATTATCCCTCCAAAGCAGTACTGGTTTTTGACGATGTGCACCTTTTGCAGGAATCAGAGGCTGGACAGCTTATTCAACTTTGCCTGCTTCTCGCTCGCCAAGGCGTTTTCCCTCCGATTGTATTCATTTCTCGCCATGCGCCGAGTCAAATGCTCGCAGAACCTTTACTTAAGGGGATTATAACGGAAATCGGCCCCACCTTTTTTGCACTTAACAAGAAAGAAATGCAGGCCTACTTCAAACAATGCGGCATCTTGCTAGATGAAACGGATACTGCAAAATTGCTCAAGGCGACAGGCGGCTGGATAAGCGCATTGTATCTGTATCTGCTGCATTATTCTCAGCATGGAAAAATGGCAGCTCCCACGGGACTATCAGCACTGTTGACAAATCAGGTCTTCGACAAACTGCAAGATGAGACAAGGCACCTGCTTATAGCTCTTTCTCCTTTGGAAAAATTCACCGTACATCAGGCAAGACTCTGTTATGATAATGCGGAGGCAGTCCTTACAGATATCCTACGTCGTAATGCATTTATCAGCTACGATTCGACGACAGAAAGTTACATACTTCACGCTCTGTTCCGAGATTTTTTGCTACAACATTTTAAAACATTGCCGGTGGGACAGCAGCAAAAAATCTATCTGAATAATGCCAAATGGTTAATTGAACATGACGAAATACGAAAAGCAGTCAAACTCCTAAAGGAAATTCACGACGACACTGAGACACTCGATCTATTGGACACAGTAGTTGAACACCTGCCTGTCACGGAAGGAAACGGCCTGTTGATGGACCTTTTCCGTACATGCAGTCCGGATTCCATGAATCAATATCCCGGCGTCATGTTTCGATATGCCATGGCAGCCCTCAGCTCCAAGGATCTGCCAACTTTTTCTGACTTACTTGCTCGCCTGGGACACTATTGCTCCTCCTTACCCGAGAATGATCCGACAGCTAACGGTTGGAAAGGTGAGATGGAGCTTTTACGCGCTTTCACCAAGTATAACGATATCGTGGCCATGTCGGCCCACCACAAACGGGCTGCACAATTTTTCCAGCAATCGGAAAACAATGGCAGCCGTCTTTCAGGACAAGACCCATGGACTATGGGATCTCCTTCGGTTCTATATATGTTTCATAGAAAAAGCGGGATGTTGGAAAAAGAACTGAAACAAATGCACGACTGCCTGCCACAATATTCGCAACTCACAGGTATGCACGGAGCCGGAGCGGAAGATATCATGTTGGCAGAGGCGTTATATAATGCCGGGAAATTCGAATCTGCCGCTATCGCCAGTCATCAGGCTCTGTCAACGGCTCAGACGTACAAGCAAATTGACATTGAAGTATGCGCTCTTTTTCTACTTGCCCGATTAGAAATGCAACATGGTGAATACGACAAATCCATAAATCAATTACAAATCATGCGAAAACGTGTGGAAGAAGAAAAGGCCTTTTCTCTGCTGCAAACAACGGATTTATGCACTGGTTTTTTGCATATGAGTATTCACCGACCGGAAAAAATCCCCAATTGGTTGCTGCAAGACGGTGAAAAGAAACTCTATGCTTTCGCCGGGGGCTGGGCCTACATTGTGTTTGGTGGTACCTTGTTACTCAACAGGGAATACGCAAAATTGGTTGCCCACTTTTCTCGCCTTATACAAAAGGGCACGTACCGCCAAAACATCATGTTCTCCATCTATGCAAATCTATTTATTGCTGCGGGTAACACGGGGTTGGGTTTATATGCAAAGGCGGACACAGCGCTCTTTGCCGCTCTTGAATTAGCACTGCCGGATAAAATATATATGCCCTTTGCAACAAACTCCACATTTTTGCCACAGCTGAAAGGCCTGAAAGACGACGATTCATATGGCTACGATATTCACCGCATCTTGCAACTGTCCACCAAGTTGGAAAAAGTCCGCAACGGTATCATTTTCCGTTTTTTTTCAAAGGTCACTCCTTCTCTCACTCCTCGGGAAAGCGAACTTGGACGATTGGCCATGACCGGTATGACATATAAAGAAATCGCCGGTGCCGCCGGTTTGGCTCCGAATTCTGTTAAACGCTATTTTGCCGCCTTGTATAAAAAACTCGGTATAAACAATCGAGAACAGTTAAAAAATTACTTTTTGAAGCAAGAAAACAATATTTTTTAA
- a CDS encoding alpha/beta hydrolase family protein, which translates to MGLSLLLLTNVVGCARSDVVASMALDSTWNRLDSGGPLPAVGWMRGQGDVVHIYIEGDGVAYSTPTTPSLDPTPITPTALLLARVDDAAAVAYVGRPCQYISGDSCTNKSWTSGRFSEATLQTENSLVNAAKKSANAKRVVLVGFSGGGAVAALLAERRTDVAALITVCGNLDHAVWTAMHNLTPLYGSLNPTEHVKRLSSLPQVHFLGAADTNINTKVTNSFVAKLGPDAPATVHIVPELAHGGEDWAKAWPELLHELRLNN; encoded by the coding sequence ATGGGACTTTCGCTGCTGCTCCTAACGAACGTCGTTGGGTGTGCGCGAAGCGATGTGGTTGCATCAATGGCGTTAGACTCAACTTGGAACCGCCTCGATTCAGGTGGACCTCTACCTGCTGTTGGCTGGATGCGAGGGCAAGGCGATGTTGTTCATATCTATATTGAAGGCGACGGCGTGGCCTACTCCACGCCTACAACTCCTTCTCTCGATCCAACACCCATCACCCCTACAGCGTTACTTCTGGCCCGCGTAGACGATGCAGCTGCCGTGGCATATGTCGGTCGCCCTTGCCAATATATATCAGGAGATTCCTGCACCAATAAAAGCTGGACCTCTGGGAGATTTTCCGAGGCGACTTTACAAACCGAGAACAGTCTTGTGAATGCAGCCAAAAAATCGGCTAATGCAAAACGTGTAGTCTTAGTCGGGTTTTCAGGGGGCGGAGCAGTTGCAGCCCTGTTGGCCGAGCGGCGAACGGATGTCGCAGCACTGATTACTGTCTGCGGCAACCTCGACCATGCTGTGTGGACAGCCATGCACAATCTTACGCCACTTTACGGATCACTTAATCCAACAGAACACGTCAAACGACTTTCTTCCCTACCGCAAGTGCATTTCTTGGGCGCGGCAGATACCAACATCAACACAAAAGTTACAAACTCTTTTGTAGCAAAACTCGGCCCAGATGCCCCTGCGACGGTCCATATAGTGCCAGAGTTGGCGCATGGGGGCGAAGACTGGGCAAAAGCGTGGCCTGAATTACTTCACGAGTTGCGCTTGAATAACTGA
- a CDS encoding IS3 family transposase, with protein sequence MQSSAITKINILLSAIGESLLNLVLMRKIDELFMELPFFSSRQMRNILRDTGDSVGQKRVRRLMRKMGLMAVYQKPRTSQPHPGHKVYPYLLRNLPITKPNPVWCTDITYIPMKRGFLYLVAVMDWHSRAVLSWRLSYRK encoded by the coding sequence ATGCAAAGTTCTGCAATTACAAAGATCAACATACTATTATCAGCCATCGGCGAGTCTCTGCTCAATCTTGTATTGATGCGGAAGATTGATGAGTTGTTTATGGAATTGCCGTTTTTCAGCTCCAGACAAATGCGGAATATCCTGCGAGATACGGGGGATTCTGTTGGTCAAAAGCGGGTGAGGAGGCTGATGCGAAAAATGGGTTTGATGGCTGTCTATCAAAAGCCTCGAACGAGCCAGCCTCATCCTGGGCATAAGGTTTATCCATACTTGCTTCGAAATCTGCCGATCACAAAGCCGAACCCAGTTTGGTGCACGGACATTACGTATATCCCCATGAAACGTGGATTCCTGTATCTCGTAGCTGTCATGGACTGGCACAGTCGCGCAGTTCTCTCTTGGCGATTGTCGTACAGGAAGTGA